Proteins encoded by one window of Lathyrus oleraceus cultivar Zhongwan6 chromosome 1, CAAS_Psat_ZW6_1.0, whole genome shotgun sequence:
- the LOC127120580 gene encoding GDP-fucose transporter 1, with protein sequence MSSSTKPPHYATSGLVIGYALCSSLLAIINKYAITQFNYPGLLTALQYLTSALGVYLFGKLGFLHHDPFTIPIAKKFFPAALVFFLAIFTNTNLLRHANVDTFIVFRSLTPLLVALADTAFRGQPSPSNLTFFSLVVILAGAVGYVATDSGFALTAYSWAFAYLVTITTEMVYIKHMVMSLGLNTWGFVLYNNVLSLMIAPFFWFLTGENFEVSNAINSSTGSLFEMNAFLAVSLSCVFGLLISFFGFAARKAVSATAFTVTGVVNKFLTVAINVTIWDKHASPAGLVCLLFTIIGGVLYQQSVTGNGSQQRDAVVVTKQSDIESNLVGDGDLEDESEVKGKLASL encoded by the coding sequence ATGTCATCATCAACCAAGCCACCGCACTACGCCACAAGCGGTTTGGTGATAGGTTACGCTCTCTGTTCAAGCTTGTTAGCGATAATCAACAAATACGCCATCACTCAATTCAACTACCCTGGTCTCTTAACCGCTTTACAGTACCTCACTTCAGCTCTCGGCGTTTACCTTTTCGGAAAATTAGGGTTTCTTCATCACGATCCTTTCACCATTCCGATCGCCAAGAAATTCTTCCCTGCCGCACTCGTTTTCTTCCTCGCTATCTTCACCAACACGAATCTACTCCGTCACGCTAACGTTGATACCTTCATTGTTTTCAGATCTCTTACCCCTCTTCTTGTTGCTCTCGCTGATACCGCTTTTCGAGGTCAACCTTCGCCTTCTAACCTTACTTTTTTCTCGCTTGTTGTTATTCTTGCTGGTGCCGTTGGTTATGTTGCTACCGATTCGGGTTTTGCTCTTACCGCTTATTCATGGGCTTTTGCTTATTTGGTTACGATTACTACTGAGATGGTTTATATCAAGCATATGGTTATGAGTCTTGGGTTGAATACTTGGGGTTTTGTTCTTTATAACAATGTCTTGTCTTTAATGATTGCTCCTTTCTTTTGGTTTCTAACTGGAGAGAATTTTGAGGTTTCGAATGCGATTAATTCGAGTACCGGGAGTTTGTTTGAGATGAATGCGTTTCTTGCGGTTTCTTTGTCTTGTGTGTTTGGTTTGCTTATCAGTTTCTTTGGATTTGCTGCGAGAAAAGCGGTTTCGGCTACTGCTTTTACGGTTACTGGGGTTGTGAATAAGTTTCTCACGGTGGCTATTAATGTGACGATTTGGGATAAGCATGCTAGTCCTGCTGGTCTGGTTTGTTTGCTTTTTACTATAATTGGGGGAGTTCTTTATCAGCAATCGGTTACTGGGAATGGTTCGCAACAACGGGATGCGGTGGTGGTGACTAAGCAGAGTGATATTGAAAGTAATCTTGTTGGTGATGGTGATTTGGAAGATGAGAGTGAAGTAAAGGGTAAACTTGCTTCTTTATGA
- the LOC127094622 gene encoding chaperonin CPN60-2, mitochondrial, giving the protein MALCIVMDPATIARTSTHQIGSRVAWSRNYAAKEIKFGVDARALMLKGVEELAEAVKVTMGPKGRNVVIEQSFGAPKVTKDGVTVAKSIEFKDKVKNIGASLVKQVANATNDVAGDGTTCATVLTRAIFAEGCKSVAAGMNAMDLRRGINMVVDAVVTSLKSRARMISTSEEIAQVGTISANGEREIGGLIAKAMEKVGKEGVITIADGKTLLNELEVVEGMKLDRGYISPYFITNQKNQKCVCSISLPLHSIIRSICI; this is encoded by the exons ATGGCATTGTGTATTGTGATGGATCCTGCCAC AATTGCTAGGACCAGCACTCATCAG ATTGGAAGTAGGGTGGCATGGAGCAGAAATTATGCGGCGAAAGAGATCAAGTTTGGCGTTGATGCTCGTGCTTTGATGCTTAAGGGTGTTGAAGAGCTTGCTGAGGCAGTTAAAGTAACCATGGGTCCCAAG GGACGTAATGTTGTGATTGAGCAAAGTTTTGGTGCCCCTAAAGTGACTAAAGACGGAGTCACTGTTGCTAAGAGCATTGAGTTCAAGGATAAAGTCAAGAATATTGGTGCCAGTCTTGTAAAGCAGGTTGCAAATGCTACCAATGATGTTGCTGGTGATG GAACCACTTGTGCTACAGTTCTTACCCGGGCAATATTTGCGGAAGGGTGCAAATCAGTTGCAGCTGGAATGAATGCAATGGACTTGAGGCGAGGTATAAATATGGTTGTTGATGCTGTCGTAACAAGCTTGAAAAGCAGAGCACGGATGATTAGCACTTCGGAAGAAATAGCTCAG GTTGGGACAATATCTGCCAATGGAGAGAGAGAAATTGGTGGGTTAATTGCAAAGGCCATGGAGAAAGTTGGCAAAGAAGGTGTAATCACAATTGCA GATGGCAAGACATTGCTCAATGAGTTGGAAGTTGTTGAAGGAATGAAGCTTGACAGAGGCTATATTTCTCCGTATTTCATTACAAACCAGAAGAACCAGAAATG